A single genomic interval of Primulina huaijiensis isolate GDHJ02 chromosome 7, ASM1229523v2, whole genome shotgun sequence harbors:
- the LOC140980978 gene encoding uncharacterized protein codes for MIYTCHGHFNLMHPSRKTQPNATSPSFSSFFSYNAPLPLSHSKSPQNPRPFTSLSLSRHNMILRSYATDAQNKCTELASTVAAATSPPQISAACSAVESFLGKHSPDQQRWFFSITFPTLICRIFGFDDSSPPSAPRRLFTNGWIDITALENDSELTGKLLNLLSPNGVLLSAIYEVDRLSLVKYYFPVERLPEWVRYMLQNERDYLGLANLCPLFATRVVEDSVKVNSYQVQLNVFEYFLFWFAYSPVCRGNSESSEAVKVQRPRKFRFENWSNSIPGLSSAKRGTEKKTESNLYVQLLYIYLHSFVPVGDLNVNQPYYRSVLRYSTGYDNSAIERAEFVVYTFIHFWLVDNDFSPLPVGLCKSFGITFPFNSVLGETPPTAGLADVLNVFVKYLNINSIPASKQSDQIDYVGSPGRRVSGLVDVVKSSDAAPSLHSNGSWGLLIQRPLYRFILRTFLFCPMGTSIKNASQVFSLWVNHMEPWSVSFEGFPDLDELSGISRKTAKSVARVTSHEYSSSWQGYVLINYLFYSSLVMHFIGFAHKFLHTDTEVVVQMVAKVINILTSSNELIDLLKNVGTVYHSKVTESSKSMLNMSNRFVPTIRQQLQDWEYGLCESNTDGSFLHENWNKDLQLFADDEDGGNHLLQLFLLRAEAELQSLSGNNVVQNLQNLNSLKAQVNQLFGGPIIKPSSGALEFIHCHQSYHEIFKPRGSGNLMGDEIRYKGDSMKRPISDDEIAWLAKLLINLSSWMNECFGLNQVHSTQGGHGWSYVEVPSGLRNVCGPKETVKVVSFSLLSWIMWLGESGVQFMRNHRLRINLRVLASKKVVGMMLIFAVFNLIKKAVAL; via the exons ATGATTTACACGTGTCATGGTCATTTTAATCTCATGCACCCATCGAGGAAGACGCAACCCAACGCCACGTCGCCTTCTTTTTCGAGCTTCTTCTCCTACAACGCGCCATTGCCCCTCTCTCATTCAAAATCTCCTCAAAACCCTCGCCCGTTcacttctctctctctctctcgccACAACATGATTCTTCGTTCTTACGCCACCGACGCGCAGAACAAGTGTACGGAGTTGGCCTCCACCGTAGCTGCCGCGACGTCTCCGCCTCAGATTTCCGCCGCTTGCTCTGCCGTGGAGTCTTTTCTCGGGAAGCACAGCCCCGACCAACAGAGATGGTTTTTCTCCATCACTTTCCCGACCCTAATTTGCAGAATCTTTGGTTTTGATGATTCCTCGCCTCCTTCAGCTCCGAGGCGTCTCTTTACCAATGGGTGGATCGATATTACTGCGTTGGAAAATGATTCGGAGCTTACAG GTAAACTCTTGAACCTTCTATCACCAAATGGAGTGCTGTTGTCGGCAATCTATGAAGTGGACCGTTTGTCTCTTGTTAAGTATTATTTTCCAGTTGAACGCCTGCCAGAATGGGTTAGgtacatgcttcagaatgaacGAGATTATTTAGGTTTGGCTAACTTATGCCCATTGTTCGCGACTAGGGTCGTGGAAGATTCGGTTAAGGTCAATTCATATCAGGTGCAATTAAATGTTTTTGAGTACTTCTTGTTTTGGTTTGCTTATTCTCCTGTTTGTAGAGGAAATAGCGAGAGTTCAGAGGCTGTGAAGGTTCAGAGACCTAGGAAATTTAGGTTTGAGAACTGGTCTAATTCAATCCCTGGTCTTTCAAGTGCTAAACGTGGAACAGAAAAGAAGACCGAGAGTAATTTGTATGTACAGCTATTATACATCTATCTTCATTCATTTGTTCCGGTTGGAGATCTGAATGTGAATCAACCATATTATCGGTCCGTACTTCGATATTCTACTGGTTATGATAATTCGGCAATCGAGCGGGCAGAATTTGTAGTTTATACATTCATCCATTTTTGGTTGGTTGATAACGACTTTTCACCCCTGCCTGTGGGTTTGTGCAAGTCATTTGGAATAACTTTTCCTTTTAACTCAGTTCTGGGTGAAACTCCACCTACTGCAGGACTCGCTGATGTGTTAAATGTTTTTGTCaagtatttgaatataaattcgATCCCAGCATCAAAACAGTCCGATCAGATTGATTATGTTGGCAGTCCTGGACGGAGGGTATCAGGTTTGGTTGATGTTGTCAAATCAAGTGATGCTGCACCTAGTTTACATTCCAATGGATCTTGGGGCTTACTGATTCAGAGGCCGTTATACAGATTTATTTTGAGAACATTTCTGTTTTGTCCGATGGGAACATCTATAAAGAATGCATCACAAGTATTTTCGCTTTGGGTTAATCACATGGAACCTTGGTCCGTTAGTTTTGAAGGGTTTCCTGATCTTGATGAACTTTCCGGAATCTCACGTAAAACAGCCAAAAGTGTCGCAAGAGTAACATCTCATGAATACTCATCTTCCTGGCAGGGATATGTATTGATCAACTACCTTTTTTACAGCTCCTTGGTCATGCATTTTATTGGATTTGCACACAAGTTCCTTCACACAGATACAGAAGTAGTAGTTCAGATGGTTGCAAAG GTTATTAACATATTAACCTCGTCTAATGAGCTGATAGATCTCCTAAAAAACGTAGGTACCGTTTACCATTCAAAAGTTACAGAATCATCTAAATCGATGCTTAATATGTCAAACAGATTTGTTCCCACAATTCGCCAGCAGTTGCAG GATTGGGAGTATGGGCTTTGCGAGAGCAATACAGATGGATCCTTTTTGCATGAGAATTGGAACAAAGATCTACAACTGTTTGCTGATGATGAAGACGGTGGAAATCATTTGCTTCAG CTCTTTCTGTTGCGTGCGGAGGCTGAGCTGCAATCACTTTCTGGAAACAATGTCGTTCAGAATCTACAGAATCTCAACTCCTTGAAAGCCCAAGTAAACCAGTTATTTGGAGGCCCAATTATAAAGCCATCATCTGGAGCATTGGAGTTCATACATTGTCATCAGTCATACCATGAAATCTTCAAGCCGAGAGGTTCTGGTAACCTAATGGGGGATGAGATTAGATACAAGGGTGACTCAATGAAACGACCCATCTCTGATGATGAGATTGCCTGGCTTGCGAAGTTACTAATCAATTTATCGAGTTGGATGAACGAGTGTTTTGGGCTAAACCAGGTTCACAGCACTCAAGGAGGTCACGGTTGGTCGTACGTGGAGGTGCCAAGTGGCCTAAGAAACGTGTGTGGACCAAAGGAAACAGTGAAAGTggtatcattttctcttctttctTGGATTATGTGGTTGGGGGAATCTGGGGTGCAATTCATGAGGAACCATCGTTTAAGGATAAATCTCCGGGTGCTAGCTTCGAAAAAGGTCGTGGGGATGATGCTTATTTTTGCTGTATTTAATCTTATAAAGAAAGCGGTTGCTTTGTAG
- the LOC140981362 gene encoding uncharacterized protein — MADRVINYGIIGVGMMGREHLINLNHLKPQGVAVVAIADPHLPSQQEALSLGRSFNWPLQVFPSHKELLDSGLCDVLVVSTPNMTHCEILMDIIEYPKPHHVLVEKPLCTTVADCRKVLDAAKSRPGVIIQVGLEYRYMPPVAKLIDIVRSGILGQVKMVAIREHRFPFLVKVNNWNRFNCNSGGTLVEKCCHFFDLMRLFAGSNPVRVMASGSIDVNHKDEIYDGKVPDIIDNAYVIVEFENSSRGMLDLCMFAEGSKNEQEISVVGDIGKGEAFVPESIVRWGSRVEGRDGVKVLKAEDERIKYNGLHHGSSYLEHLQFLSAVRAKGEQPLDVDLHDGLVSVAIGVAAQLSIEKGRFVTIDEVME; from the exons ATGGCTGACAGAGTGATAAATTATGGAATAATCGGCGTTGGAATGATGGGGAGAGAGCATCTCATTAATCTTAATCATCTCAAGCCTCAAGGGGTTGCTGTGGTTGCCATAGCTGATCCTCATTTGCCTTCTCAGCAAGAAGCCCTGAGTCTTGGACGATCATTTAACTGGCCTCTTCag GTTTTTCCGAGCCACAAGGAGCTTCTGGATAGTGGATTGTGTGATGTATTGGTTGTTTCAACTCCGAACATGACTCACTGTGAAATCTTGATGGATATCATCGAATACCCGAAACCCCATCATGTGTTGGTCGAGAAGCCTCTCTGCACAACTGTTGCCGACTGCAGGAAG GTCTTGGATGCTGCTAAGAGTAGACCAGGTGTGATAATACAAGTTGGCCTAGAATACAGATACATGCCACCAGTTGCTAAACTGATAGACATAGTACGAAGTGGAATTCTGGGACAAGTCAAGATGGTGGCTATCCGGGAACATCGATTTCCATTTCTAGTTAAG GTCAACAATTGGAATCGATTCAATTGTAACTCTGGTGGTACCCTGGTGGAGAAATGCTGCCACTTCTTTGATCTCATGAGGCTCTTTGCTGGTTCTAATCCTGTTCGAGTCATGGCTTCTGGATCCATTGACGTAAATCATAAAGATGAAATTTATGATGGCAag GTGCCTGATATAATTGATAACGCATATGTTATTGTTGAATTCGAGAACAGTTCACGGGGCATGCTCGATCTTTGTATGTTTGCTGAAGGCAGCAAAAATGAACAAGAGATATCTGTTGTTGGTGACATCGGGAAA GGTGAGGCATTTGTTCCTGAGAGCATTGTTCGTTGGGGCAGTCGAGTTGAAGGGAGGGACGGTGTTAAGGTATTAAAAGCCGAGGATGAACGTATAAA ATACAATGGGCTGCATCATGGCTCTAGCTATCTGGAACATCTGCAGTTTTTATCAGCAGTAAGAGCAAAAGGGGAGCAGCCTCTTGATGTAGATTTGCATGATGGATTGGTTTCTGTAGCCATAGGAGTTGCGGCACAATTGTCAATTGAGAAAGGGCGATTTGTCACGATTGATGAAGTCATGGAATAA
- the LOC140980464 gene encoding protein TORNADO 2 — protein sequence MALSNNVIGAINFIAMLLSIPIIGAGIWLATEPDNSCVKILQWPVIVLGILVLVVALAGFVGGFWRVPGLLIVYLVAMIILIILLACLVVFIYMVTLKGSGHLVPSRAYLEYSLDDYSGWLQRRVRSSFKWERIRSCLSSSSMCAELNQSYRMAQDFFDAHITPLQSGCCKPPTECGYTFVNPTYWISPINTAADMDCLQWSNDQTQLCYSCNSCKAGLLANLKKEWRRADIILLITFVGLVWVYLIGCFAFRNAKTEDLFRKYKQGNSYN from the exons ATGGCATTAAGTAATAATGTGATTGGAGCCATAAACTTCATTGCAATGCTTCTTTCAATACCTATCATCGGAGCAGGAATTTGGCTGGCAACTGAACCAGACAACTCTTGTGTAAAGATTCTACAATGGCCGGTCATCGTCCTCGGAATTCTCGTCCTAGTCGTTGCACTCGCTGGTTTTGTAGGAGGGTTTTGGAGAGTTCCAGGGCTGCTAATAGTCTACTTGGTAGCCATGATTATCCTCATAATATTACTTGCATGCTTAGTTGTTTTCATTTACATGGTAACATTAAAAGGGTCGGGCCATCTTGTCCCGAGTCGAGCTTACTTAGAATACAGCCTCGACGACTATTCGGGTTGGCTCCAACGAAGGGTTAGAAGTTCTTTCAAATGGGAAAGGATCAGAAGTTGTCTCAGCTCATCCAGCATGTGTGCTGAGTTGAACCAGAGTTACAGAATGGCTCAAGATTTCTTCGATGCACATATTACTCCTTTGCAG TCTGGATGCTGCAAACCACCTACGGAATGCGGATACACATTCGTGAATCCCACATATTGGATCAGTCCCATAAATACAGCAGCAGATATGGACTGCTTGCAGTGGAGCAATGATCAAACCCAACTTTGTTATTCCTGTAATTCATGCAAAGCTGGATTGTTGGCCAATCTCAAGAAAGAATGGAGAAGAGCAGATATCATACTGCTCATAACTTTTGTGGGATTGGTTTGGGTTTATCTGATTGGATGCTTTGCGTTTAGGAATGCCAAAACTGAAGATCTTTTTAGGAAATACAAGCAAGGGAATTCATATAATTAA
- the LOC140980462 gene encoding ribose-phosphate pyrophosphokinase 1-like, with protein sequence MASLVFRAASPSSASCSFSRGSLTHPSCISQRMLTPNAVRCEQMEPVNGKPCFPVLNDNMLPNFLQSKRLEKAMNRNSGNTRLKIFSGTANSALSQEIAWYMGLDLGKVHVKRFADGEIYVQLQESVRGCDVYLVQPTCPPANENLMELLVMIDACRRASAKNITAVIPYFGYARADRKTEGRESIAAKLVANLITEAGADRVLACDLHSGQSMGYFDIPVDHVYCQPVILDYLASKKICSNDLVVVSPDVGGVARARAFAKKLSDAPLAIVDKRRQGHNIAEVMNLIGDVKGKVAVMVDDMIDTAGTIAKGAALLHEEGAREVYACSSHAVFSPPAVERLSSGLFQEVIITNTVPVMEKNYFPQLTVLSVANILGETIWRVHDDCSVSSIFQ encoded by the exons ATGGCGTCGTTGGTATTTCGAGCAGCTTCTCCATCTTCAGCTTCCTGTTCGTTCTCTCGTGGCTCCCTTACCCACCCAAGCTGCATTTCCCAACGAATGCTTACCCCTAACGCCGTC AGATGCGAACAGATGGAGCCAGTGAATGGAAAGCCATGTTTTCCGGTTCTCAACGATAATATGCTTCCAAATTTCTTGCAATCGAAGCGCCTGGAGAAAGCAATGAACAGAAACAGCGGTAATACCAGGCTCAAAATATTCTCTGGCACTGCCAATTCGGCACTTTCTCAG GAAATTGCTTGGTATATGGGCCTCGATCTTGGAAAAGTCCATGTCAAGCGGTTTGCTGATGGAGAAATTTATGTTCAACTGCAAGAGAGTGTACGAGGATGTGATGTGTACTTGGTCCAACCCACATGTCCTCCAGCCAACGAAAATCTTATGGAGCTTTTGGTAATGATAGATGCTTGCCGAAGGGCTTCAGCCAAAAATATTACCGCGGTGATTCCGTACTTTGGATATGCTAGAGCTGATAGAAAG ACCGAAGGACGTGAATCTATTGCTGCCAAGCTAGTGGCCAACCTAATCACAGAGGCAGGTGCAGATCGCGTACTTGCTTGTGATCTCCACTCTGGCCAGTCCATGGGTTACTTTGATATTCCAGTGGACCATGTTTATTGTCAG CCTGTCATCCTCGATTATCTTGCGAGCAAGAAAATATGTTCCAATGACTTGGTAGTGGTCTCTCCAGATGTCGGAGGAGTTGCAAGAGCTCGAGCTTTCGCCAAGAAACTATCTGATGCACCTCTAGCCATTGTGGATAAAAGGCGTCAGGGTCATAACATTGCCGAG GTAATGAATTTGATAGGTGATGTTAAAGGAAAAGTTGCAGTTATGGTGGATGATATGATTGACACAGCAG GAACTATTGCCAAAGGTGCAGCTTTGCTCCATGAGGAAGGTGCTAGGGAAGTATATGCATGCAGCTCTCATGCTGTTTTCAG CCCACCTGCGGTCGAGAGGCTGTCTAGTGGCCTATTCCAAGAGGTCATTATTACAAATACTGTTCCAGTAATGGAGAAGAATTATTTCCCACAGCTGACGGTCCTGTCGGTCGCTAATATTTTGGGTGAAACAATATGGCGAGTTCATGATGACTGTTCTGTGAGCAGCATTTTCCAATGA
- the LOC140980463 gene encoding transcription factor MAMYB-like produces the protein MEFLDEYESRPRLLIQSKQLAQPSDPESNQSFSYIHKPTIFVSLSLSVAIFYIAFRYIDLEPQKSLLLWLSCSLLLGPFAPPSLTAGDIRVGLGPIIEEIPKEVVDTDEKSNRKSSKPNRKLCEDPVRFDGLFDKSTSVNGFGSSLDSDKKEADSCGALIEEKFEEREWSSTDEDVLRKLMGKHPAGQPGRWEAIAKGFKGKHTVESVILKAKVTGVKKASDQDSFEKFLKDRKPVDKRVLDEAGDGGIGTIHTNVEDERKVSGWSAGEDLALLNALKAFPKDVPMRWEKIAASLPDKTKSACMKRVTVEKRFSEFKDLYWSRFLGETIC, from the coding sequence ATGGAGTTCTTGGATGAATACGAAAGTAGACCAAGATTGCTGATCCAATCGAAGCAATTGGCCCAACCTTCCGATCCCGAATCCAATCAATCGTTTTCATATATTCACAAGCCTACAATTTTTGTTTCCCTTTCTCTTTCAGTTGCCATTTTCTACATAGCATTTCGTTACATCGATTTAGAACCCCAGAAATCCCTTCTTTTGTGGCTTTCATGTTCCCTTCTTCTCGGGCCCTTTGCCCCTCCTTCCCTTACCGCTGGTGATATTCGTGTCGGACTCGGTCCCATTATCGAGGAAATTCCCAAGGAGGTTGTTGATACGGATGAAAAATCGAACAGAAAATCATCGAAACCCAACAGAAAACTATGTGAAGATCCGGTCAGATTTGATGGGCTCTTCGATAAATCAACGAGTGTTAATGGGTTTGGGTCGTCCCTTGATTCGGACAAGAAGGAGGCTGATAGTTGCGGGGcattgattgaagagaaattcGAGGAGAGGGAGTGGAGTAGCACGGATGAGGACGTGTTGAGGAAGTTGATGGGAAAGCATCCAGCTGGGCAACCTGGGCGATGGGAGGCAATAGCAAAGGGGTTCAAAGGAAAGCACACGGTGGAGAGTGTGATATTGAAAGCTAAAGTAACGGGAGTTAAGAAGGCTAGTGATCAAGATTCATTCGAAAAGTTTCTAAAGGATCGTAAGCCTGTCGATAAACGAGTTCTCGATGAGGCCGGAGATGGTGGAATTGGTACGATCCATACAAATGTGGAAGATGAGAGGAAAGTGAGTGGATGGAGTGCTGGAGAGGATTTAGCTTTGCTTAATGCATTAAAGGCATTTCCAAAGGATGTGCCCATGAGGTGGGAGAAGATTGCTGCTTCTCTCCCAGATAAAACTAAGTCAGCATGTATGAAGAGGGTGACAGTTGAAAAAAGATTTTCGGAATTCAAGGACCTCTACTGGTCAAGGTTCTTAGGTGAAACGATTTGCTGA